In Vibrio gangliei, a single window of DNA contains:
- a CDS encoding helix-turn-helix transcriptional regulator produces the protein MQDLTHRLGQFIRAHREQLPAPNCSAGKRRTPGLRREELAQAAGISTTLVTWLEQGRHQTASPVTLARLAQALQLNKAERGTLFELAEKRDPYINDVLESEVPATISALVEQFSGPCYILDARWNAKCWNSPAEQLFLGWLDSKDSEHNLLRYTFLSAKAKQLITNWSSRAQRLIAEFRVDFNRIANDGKAQQLIEELCEQSPLFKECWHQQNVSYRDGGKRYFTHPTLGECCFEQTTLLIASAPQIKLVCLTLIT, from the coding sequence ATGCAAGATTTGACACATAGACTCGGACAATTCATACGTGCGCACAGGGAGCAGCTACCTGCTCCCAATTGCTCAGCAGGCAAGCGACGCACACCAGGACTACGTAGGGAAGAATTAGCCCAGGCGGCTGGTATCAGTACGACATTAGTGACATGGCTCGAGCAGGGTCGCCATCAAACAGCATCTCCGGTCACTTTGGCCCGACTTGCTCAGGCACTCCAGCTCAATAAAGCTGAACGTGGAACTCTATTCGAATTGGCTGAAAAACGCGATCCATATATAAATGATGTACTAGAATCTGAGGTTCCGGCTACAATTTCCGCGCTTGTAGAACAATTCTCAGGTCCTTGTTATATTTTGGATGCTCGCTGGAATGCAAAATGTTGGAATTCCCCTGCCGAGCAACTATTTCTAGGCTGGCTAGACTCAAAAGATAGTGAACACAACCTACTTCGTTATACTTTTCTATCGGCTAAAGCAAAACAGCTTATAACTAACTGGTCATCACGAGCACAAAGACTGATCGCAGAATTCAGAGTCGACTTCAACCGCATCGCCAATGATGGAAAAGCACAGCAATTAATTGAAGAATTATGTGAGCAGAGTCCTTTGTTTAAAGAGTGTTGGCACCAACAGAATGTTAGTTATCGAGATGGGGGAAAACGCTATTTTACGCATCCTACATTAGGAGAATGCTGTTTTGAGCAAACTACCTTACTGATAGCCTCTGCCCCGCAAATAAAACTCGTCTGCCTGACCCTAATCACATAA
- a CDS encoding class I SAM-dependent methyltransferase codes for MPTYEQNELIQNQFNPQADAYLKSAVHANGIDLQKLVALVGQNPEARVLDMGCGGGHVSFQLAAQVGEIVAFDLSQSMLDVVQDESSRRGLSVSTQQGSVESLPFVDDSFDYVVTRYSAHHWVDWQKALCECRRVLKPGGTFIVIDIISSDHPLLDSWLQTIEVIRDPSHVRDFSVSQWAYGLSMAGFNVVSGDQFPIVLDFQSWIERMQTPEERVVAIHSLMGSASNTVRDYFKVTDKGDFTLQSMFWVAQ; via the coding sequence ATGCCTACTTATGAACAGAACGAACTCATTCAAAATCAATTTAATCCGCAAGCAGACGCTTATTTAAAGAGTGCTGTGCATGCTAATGGGATCGATTTACAAAAACTCGTTGCATTGGTTGGCCAGAATCCTGAGGCCAGGGTTTTAGATATGGGATGTGGTGGGGGGCATGTTAGTTTTCAGTTGGCTGCTCAAGTTGGTGAAATAGTGGCATTTGATTTATCGCAGTCTATGTTGGATGTTGTACAGGATGAATCGAGCCGACGCGGTTTGAGTGTTTCAACACAGCAAGGAAGTGTTGAGTCACTTCCTTTTGTTGATGATTCCTTCGATTATGTTGTGACGCGTTATAGTGCTCATCATTGGGTTGATTGGCAAAAAGCTTTATGTGAATGCCGGCGGGTTTTAAAGCCTGGAGGGACGTTTATTGTGATTGATATTATTTCATCTGATCACCCTTTGCTTGACAGTTGGTTACAGACAATAGAAGTAATCCGAGATCCCTCTCATGTTCGTGATTTTTCGGTGTCTCAATGGGCTTATGGTCTGTCGATGGCGGGTTTTAATGTGGTTAGTGGTGATCAGTTTCCCATTGTTCTAGATTTCCAATCTTGGATTGAACGAATGCAGACACCTGAAGAGCGTGTTGTCGCAATTCATTCGTTAATGGGGTCAGCAAGCAATACGGTTCGTGATTACTTTAAGGTGACGGATAAAGGAGATTTTACATTGCAGTCGATGTTCTGGGTCGCGCAATAA